The window GAGACTTCGCGGCTCTACGAACTGGGCGTAAACAGCGCGGCGGACGCCTGACGCCATCCGGAAGTCTGGTCCTATCCGGCTGTTTCGCGCTATTTGATTTTACCGTAGGCGGGGACCTAAATACCGCGCGGCGAAAGTGCGGCTCCGCTATGGACAATATCCGCTTCGAGAGATAAAATTTCTTTGTGCGTCATTGAATATGGGAATATCAGTGATATCAGTATTTACGCGGGAGGTAATAAGGTGAAGAAAACAGCGGCATTACTGCTTGCCATAGCAGCGCTTTTTGCGTTCGGCGCGATTTCATACGCGGCGGATGACACAGTTGGCTACGTAGACGATATGGGAGTGCTGCAGCAGTTCTCGAAGTTCCAGCAGGCTCAGAAACAGCTTGACGAGCTTGGCAAGAAGAAGTCAAACACAGCGAAGGCTGCCTTTGACAAGGAGAGCGACGAGAAGAAAAAGAGCGAAATAGTTCAGAACCTCCAGTTTGAAATGCGGGAAGAAGAGGCAAAGCTGATGAATCCTGTACTCAAAGAGGTGAACGACACGATCGCGAAAGTTGCCAAGCAGAAGGGCGTCACGATCGTGGTAAACAAGGCGCTTGTCTACTACGGCGGCATCGATCTCACACAGGACGTCGTCAACGCCCTTAAGAAGTAACAGCTGTAAAATAGGCTGAATACGCGCGCCGCCCTTTGCGGGGCGGCTTTTACTTTGTCTTTTTGACTATGATTGACTTATATTGACCATTAATATATAATCATTATTGGTTAAATTCAGGCGGGCCTTTGTCCAAAATCAGAGAAACGGAGTGAAGACATTGTCGTCATCGAGTCTTACGAGGAAAATAGAAGAGTATATCGGACAGCTGCTTGAAGAGAATGGCGGAGGCACCATTTCACTTCGCAGAAAAGATCTCGCGGAACTCTTTGAATGCGTTCCAAGTCAGATAAATTATGTCCTGAGAAGCAGATTCGCGCCGGAGAACGGATTTTTGGTCGAAAGCCAGCGCGGAGGCCACGGTTACATCCGCGTGGTGCAGCTGACATTTAAAAATTGTGACGAGGAGGTTCTGCATCTTGAGGACCTTATCGGCAATAAGATATCGGAGCAGGAGTCTAAGCGGTTGCTTATGAACCTGCAGAACAGGAAGCTGATATCCGCCAGAGAGAGGCTTCTCATCGAAGTCGCCCTGCGGAGTCAGGAGGAATACGGGCGCACCCTTTATGATATTTCCATCTATAAACGGGAGATCATGAGGGCTGACCTGTTGAAAAAGTTACTTACGAGCCTTGCGCTTAGTTAGGAGGCGTTGCCATGTTATGCGAACAGTGTAAAGTCAGACGCGCGGAGATCCATCTTGTCAATGTGGTGAACGGAGAGCGGCAGGTACAGCACCTTTGCCGGGAATGCGCGGAAGCCCATCTACATCTGGATGACGTCTCGAATCTGCTGAAAATGTCCTTCTCAGTCGAGGGGCTGATGGATATAGAAGAGGCCTTCAAGGAGCTGGTGATCCCAGCGCTGCGGGGCGCCTACACC is drawn from Cloacibacillus sp. and contains these coding sequences:
- a CDS encoding OmpH family outer membrane protein; its protein translation is MKKTAALLLAIAALFAFGAISYAADDTVGYVDDMGVLQQFSKFQQAQKQLDELGKKKSNTAKAAFDKESDEKKKSEIVQNLQFEMREEEAKLMNPVLKEVNDTIAKVAKQKGVTIVVNKALVYYGGIDLTQDVVNALKK
- a CDS encoding CtsR family transcriptional regulator yields the protein MSSSSLTRKIEEYIGQLLEENGGGTISLRRKDLAELFECVPSQINYVLRSRFAPENGFLVESQRGGHGYIRVVQLTFKNCDEEVLHLEDLIGNKISEQESKRLLMNLQNRKLISARERLLIEVALRSQEEYGRTLYDISIYKREIMRADLLKKLLTSLALS